The Phacochoerus africanus isolate WHEZ1 chromosome 3, ROS_Pafr_v1, whole genome shotgun sequence genome window below encodes:
- the TWIST2 gene encoding twist-related protein 2 has protein sequence MEEGSSSPVSPVDSLGTSEEELERQPKRFGRKRRYSKKSSEDGSPTPGKRGKKGSPSAQSFEELQSQRILANVRERQRTQSLNEAFAALRKIIPTLPSDKLSKIQTLKLAARYIDFLYQVLQSDEMDNKMTSCSYVAHERLSYAFSVWRMEGAWSMSASH, from the coding sequence ATGGAGGAGGGCTCCAGCTCGCCCGTGTCCCCCGTGGACAGCCTGGGCACCAGCGAGGAGGAACTCGAGCGGCAGCCCAAGCGCTTCGGCCGGAAGCGGCGCTACAGCAAGAAGTCGAGCGAAGATGGCAGCCCGACCCCCGGCAAGCGCGGCAAGAAGGGCAGCCCAAGCGCGCAGTCCTTCGAGGAGCTGCAGAGCCAGCGCATCCTGGCCAACGTGCGCGAGCGCCAGCGCACCCAGTCGCTCAACGAGGCCTTCGCCGCGCTACGCAAGATCATCCCCACGCTGCCCTCGGACAAGCTCAGCAAGATCCAGACGCTCAAGCTGGCCGCCAGGTACATAGACTTCCTCTACCAGGTCCTGCAGAGCGACGAGATGGACAATAAGATGACCAGCTGCAGCTACGTGGCCCACGAGCGTCTCAGCTACGCCTTCTCCGTGTGGCGCATGGAGGGCGCGTGGTCCATGTCTGCCTCCCACTAG